Below is a genomic region from Raphanus sativus cultivar WK10039 chromosome 4, ASM80110v3, whole genome shotgun sequence.
AGTTTCAGCAATTACAAAGACATGAATCATCGTCTTTCCGGAATAATCAGCCCACTTAATCACATCACCAGTGATCCTATTCGATCCTCCCTCAAGCCTCCCTTACCGGTTTACTGCAAAACCACAATCGACCATTTAAAATCTCTGACCGGTCTCGATGTTGCACCTGGCCTCACCAATCAAGATATCTCAGCCGTTGAATCTTCTCTTGGTTTCTCCTTCCCCGTTGATCTCCGCTCGATTCTTCAGACGGGTCTTCCCGTGGGTACCCATTTCCCCAACTGGCGATCCGGGTCGACCCGGATTAATCTCCTCCTCATCGTCAGCCTCCCACTTCTTCATATATCCAAAATCGTCGTGAGAAACGGATTCTGGGTTGATTCTTGGGGGACCCGACCCGGATCCGACGCGGAGGCTTTATCTCTGGTTAATAAATTGATGGAGTTTGCACCGGTTCTCGTCCCGGTTTACCAAAATTTCTACGTCCCTTCGACGACGCCGAATTTGGCGGGAAATCCTGTGTTTCAAATCGACGGCGACGGGGTTAGGGTTCTGAACTGCGACGTCGCGGGGTTTCTCCAGGGACTCGATCGACCAGACGGTCACCGGGGGTCCGGTGAATCACGACGACGGCGAAGAGTGGAGTTTTGGACTGACGTGGCGGAGAGAGGGAAGGTTGCGATAGCGCGTGGTCCAACGTGCGGATGGTGGAGCGCGTTGAGTTGTGATGAGAAGTTAAGGGGGTGTTTGGACGACGCGTATTGGAAGCTGAGAGAAGCAGGGTGGAGGGAAGATGAGGTTcgggagatgatgatgatggacgGATTAGATGGAGACACGTGTACGTGTACGCAAGCGTTTTTTTCGACGGTGCATGAAACGGTCAAGGTGTGCGCGTTTGGTGTAGATGGAGACACGTGTGAGGAGGACGTAGAACGTCGGAAAGGCGGAGAGGTAACGACGTTGAGGCATCTGCTTAATACTCAAGAGCCGTGAGTTTATATATAACCGTTGGATCAGCTAAAATGGTCTGTTGAAATATACTATATTGTTATTATGTAGTTGGTAAACTGTATATGGTTTTAGAACTTTAGATGAACACTAGCGTTACCGACTGTGCTACGCACTGGtcattttaatttgatttaaaatgtAATCGTCTAGTCTTAATCAATTATTTAGGGTAATAAACTAACTTCTGT
It encodes:
- the LOC108835700 gene encoding uncharacterized protein LOC108835700, with the translated sequence MNHRLSGIISPLNHITSDPIRSSLKPPLPVYCKTTIDHLKSLTGLDVAPGLTNQDISAVESSLGFSFPVDLRSILQTGLPVGTHFPNWRSGSTRINLLLIVSLPLLHISKIVVRNGFWVDSWGTRPGSDAEALSLVNKLMEFAPVLVPVYQNFYVPSTTPNLAGNPVFQIDGDGVRVLNCDVAGFLQGLDRPDGHRGSGESRRRRRVEFWTDVAERGKVAIARGPTCGWWSALSCDEKLRGCLDDAYWKLREAGWREDEVREMMMMDGLDGDTCTCTQAFFSTVHETVKVCAFGVDGDTCEEDVERRKGGEVTTLRHLLNTQEP